A window from Gossypium raimondii isolate GPD5lz chromosome 7, ASM2569854v1, whole genome shotgun sequence encodes these proteins:
- the LOC128042577 gene encoding uncharacterized protein LOC128042577: MDPLKYMMESTALNGRMARWKILLSKFDIAYVNHKVIKGSAIADFLASRALKDYEPLNFDFPNEDIMYVATTEEDAQDGRPWKLNFDGALNAMGNGIRTILVSRNGDHHPFTSKLDFDCTNNMVKYEVCIIGIRAAIKRKIKVLEVYEDSVLVIYQLKGE; this comes from the coding sequence ATGGACCCTCTAAAATACATGATGGAGTCGACTGCtctgaatggaagaatggcccGATGGAAAATTCTGCTTTCCAAATTTGATATAGCCTATGTGAACCACAAGGTAataaaagggagtgcaatagcagaTTTTCTAGCCAGTAGAGCTCTAAAAGATTACGAgcctttgaattttgatttcccaaatgaagatATAATGTATGTTGCAACCACTGAAGAAGATGCTCAAGATGGACGTCCttggaaactaaattttgaCGGAGCTTTAAACGCTATGGGTAATGGAATCAGGACAATCCTGGTATCGCGAAACGGAGATCATCATCCTTTTActagtaaattggattttgattgcacgaACAATATGGTAAAATATGAAGTATGCATCATAGGTATCCGTGCAGCCATAAAACGTAAGATCAAAGTACTAGAGGTATATGAGGATTCTGTACTAGTGATCTATCAACTCAAAGGTGAATGA
- the LOC105779035 gene encoding axial regulator YABBY 5 isoform X2 gives MSTCTNLAPEQLCYIPCNFCNIVLAVSVPCSSLFDIVTVRCGHCTNLWSVNMAAAFQSLSWQDVQGASYATQDYRTDLGSSSKCNTKFSMRAPSKNATEERVVNRPPEKRQRVPSAYNQFIKEEIQRIKANNPDISHREAFSTAAKNWAHFPHIHFGLMLENQKSN, from the exons ATGTCGACCTGCACCAACCTTGCGCCTGAGCAACTTTGCTATATCCCTTGCAACTTCTGCAACATAGTTCTCGCG GTAAGCGTTCCATGCAGCAGCCTATTCGATATTGTGACAGTCCGGTGTGGGCACTGCACCAACCTATGGTCGGTGAACATGGCGGCTGCATTTCAGTCACTGTCATGGCAAGATGTTCAG GGAGCCAGTTATGCAACACAAGATTACAGGACCGATCTGGGCTCCTCTTCCAAATGCAACACCAAGTTCTCAATGCGAGCTCCTTCCAAAAATGCTACTGAGGAAAGGGTAGTTAACCGAC ctCCCGAGAAGAGGCAGCGAGTGCCTTCTGCATACAACCAGTTCATAAA AGAGGAGATCCAAAGGATCAAGGCCAACAATCCTGATATCAGCCACAGGGAAGCATTCAGCACTGCTGCTAAGAAT tgGGCGCACTTCCCTCATATTCATTTTGGGCTCATGCTGgaaaaccaaaaatcaaactAA
- the LOC105779035 gene encoding axial regulator YABBY 5 isoform X1, whose translation MSTCTNLAPEQLCYIPCNFCNIVLAVSVPCSSLFDIVTVRCGHCTNLWSVNMAAAFQSLSWQDVQVGASYATQDYRTDLGSSSKCNTKFSMRAPSKNATEERVVNRPPEKRQRVPSAYNQFIKEEIQRIKANNPDISHREAFSTAAKNWAHFPHIHFGLMLENQKSN comes from the exons ATGTCGACCTGCACCAACCTTGCGCCTGAGCAACTTTGCTATATCCCTTGCAACTTCTGCAACATAGTTCTCGCG GTAAGCGTTCCATGCAGCAGCCTATTCGATATTGTGACAGTCCGGTGTGGGCACTGCACCAACCTATGGTCGGTGAACATGGCGGCTGCATTTCAGTCACTGTCATGGCAAGATGTTCAGGTG GGAGCCAGTTATGCAACACAAGATTACAGGACCGATCTGGGCTCCTCTTCCAAATGCAACACCAAGTTCTCAATGCGAGCTCCTTCCAAAAATGCTACTGAGGAAAGGGTAGTTAACCGAC ctCCCGAGAAGAGGCAGCGAGTGCCTTCTGCATACAACCAGTTCATAAA AGAGGAGATCCAAAGGATCAAGGCCAACAATCCTGATATCAGCCACAGGGAAGCATTCAGCACTGCTGCTAAGAAT tgGGCGCACTTCCCTCATATTCATTTTGGGCTCATGCTGgaaaaccaaaaatcaaactAA